The Populus trichocarpa isolate Nisqually-1 chromosome 18, P.trichocarpa_v4.1, whole genome shotgun sequence genomic interval TCTACGTGTTGAACTAAGTAGTAAGCAGAAGGAATATTACAAGGCCATTCTGACTCGTAACTATCAAATACTGACTCGACGTGGCGGTGCACAGGTGCAATTTATTATTGTAGAGAAATAAAGATACTTTAACTACTTTAGTGTATTTCAACCTAACATGTTATTTTCCCTGGATCTTCCTTGACCAGATTTCTCTTATCAATGTGGTTATGGAATTGCGCAAACTCTGTTGTCATCCTTATATGTTAGAAGGAGTGGAACCAGATATAGAAGACACCAATGAATCTTTCAAGTACTCAGTTTTATTCTATGTATTTGTTCTTTGgtgtttttgcaatttcattcaCATGTGCATTTACACATGCAATGAATCTTTCGAGTGCTTAATTTAATTCTACATATTCATACTTTTTTTGTGCTTGTGCAATTGCATTCACATGTGCATTTACACATGTATGTGTCCAGTTATGCATGTGGTACCTTGGCATTACGATAGGACATATTCTTATCttatattttcatcttctttGCCTATTCTCAGCCTGTGTTCTTTGCTTGAGAGGCAGTGGattgttcttttgatgtttCATTTCAGTTTTGGCTTCCTATGCTTGTTCTTGTAGAACTCTGTTGTTTCAGTGTGTATAAAGActcttttcaaagtactttatATTATTTCCTGATTTATTTTGtgcttcttgttcttgttttatTATGTGGCAGGCAGCTCGTGGAAACTTCTGGGAAATTGCAACTGTTGCACAAAATGATGGTGAGACTTAAAGAACAAGGACATAGAGTTCTCATTTACTCACAATTTCAGCACATGCTGGACCTACTGGAAGATTACTGCACTCATAAGGTATCAGCATCTTCTTATTATGATCCATCCTGTATCTGTATTTGGCTGCTGCAGTGATAGGTTGTTCAGATATACACTAATTTGATCCagtattttatcatttattttgtttctgtgGTCAGAAATGGACATATGAACGGATAGATGGAAAGGTTGGTGGAGCTGAGAGACAAATACGCATAGATCGATTTAATGCCAAAAATTCTTCAAGATTTTGCTTTCTTCTCTCAACTAGAGCTGGAGGACTGGGAATAAATCTTGCAACTGCTGATACAGTTATTATATATGATAGGTTGAGTGTTTTCATTTTCTGCTTTAGTATTCCCTTTTCAAGTGATAATGAGAAAGCTGGTGCTATGGAAATGTCGGTAGAGTAGTAGTTATGTGGTTGAAGGGTGGTATGATGGTAATAAAATATAAGGTGACTGTGATCTGgtgttttatgaatttttaaaatttgactaaGTCAAAAGTTGGCACTATCACTGTGCTCATTTAAATTTACTGACGTCTCTAATGGCTATGTTTTTAAAAGATCACTTTGTTTTTCCAGTGCTGGGGATTTTGAAACTCAAAAGTTCTAGATTTGCAATTTTTTCTGTGGGGTTGTGATGattttctgcttcttttttccttttttggttTCAATTCACTGGACATATTATTCTTGGCTTTTCAGTGATTGGAATCCTCATGCTGATCTTCAAGCAATGGCTAGGGCACATCGACTTGGGCAAACCAACAAGGTTAAAATTTATTCTCAAGTTTTCATAGATAACTTCTGTtgctgtttgtttgtttgtttgttttacatTGAAGTGTTTTTTGGTGTTGCAGGTAATGATTTATAGGCTCATAACCCGAGGAACTATTGAGGAACGGATGATGCAGATgactaagaagaaaatggtTTTAGAGCACCTTGTTGTTGGGAGGCTGAAGGCACAAAATATTAACCAAGtaataatcttttttcattagtCAAGGCCTTTGGTTGTACGTGTGGCAGTAGACTTATGTTGCTTGTGTGggctaaattaaatgaaagttaTGATTAGAGTTTCTGATCAGAGATGTCACAATTTAACTATTATTAATATCGTAGTATGATTTAGGGGCAAAATCTAAACAGATATGATCTATGCTGAACTTATACTGAGAGCACTGCATACTCATcagcagatttttttttcttctttttcttggctAAAGTGGTTAGTTCTTTAGAAAATGCTGGTTATTGTGTTTATGGTGTACAGCTTGCAAGATTCTTTATGCAGGCATATTAGCTGGGAAGTTAAAACAAGATAGTTGTAGAAATATGTGTTcatattgtgaaaaaaaaagtagctgagtgggtttaaaattttaagaaaaaacttaaaagattatGATTCTATTTTTAGGAAGAGCTAGATGACATCATAAGATATGGTTCAAAGGAGCTTTTTGCTGATGAGAATGATGAAGCAGGAAAATCACGTCAAATTCACTATGACGATGCTGCTATACAGCGGTAAACACTTTTGACTGCTAGTATCTTGGtgctttataaatttaattgtttgcTAAAAGTTGTAGTCTATGTTGTTTCTTCAATAGATTACTTGACCGCGAACAAATTGGAGATGAAGAAACGTCATTggatgatgaagaggaagatggATTTTTAAAGGCatttaaggttttttctttttaatactaTAATGTCTTTTTCTGTTATCTGTTGAGGTGCCTTTGTGGTGATTTTCTATAGTACTCAATCTTCCACTGTAACTGCCATAGAATAAGCCTGCTCTATTTAgcaattgtttttcctttcccaTGTAGACTTTAGACAGTTTTATTCCGCACATGTTATCTCACACTTCTGATTGATGgcattaaaagatgaaaactaTGATTGCCTGTTGGAAGAAAAACTGTGGACTAGCCTAGTCTGTGTGATGGATGCATTATGCAAGGGAAGTAAATTTTGCATCACGTGTTTTATCTTCCTCACCACATtccactttgttttttattagtctTAGCTATTGTAGGCAGATTAGTTAACATCCACTATCCATATTACATTGCCTACAGAGAAATTCTCAATATTCATCTGGTTCATGTAGCTTCTCTGGATGCCTTTTCATCATCTTTATGTTTTCCAGCATTTACCTAGTCATCCTTTCTAGTTATCCAACCATGATTGTTGGACTCTTTATATACTTGCCTCTTATTCATTAGTGTTGTGATTTAGATCTCTACAATTTCAAGTCTTATTCCATTTTGAACGTGATAAGTAAATTTAGTGCGTTCTCTTGTGATTACTGTTTCTTGAAACATAAACCAAACTTGTTCTAAGTAAATTTTCTGTTACTATAGAGTTGAACTCGCCATGACCCCTTGGTGGCCAACCGCAAGGATTTTTCGTGGTTGTTCCACCTGTCAGCATGATTTTTGGTCTCACTGAATGCTCAAAGACCCTGGGGTGCCTCTGCACCAAGCTTcagaaagaacaaagaaaagctTATGTTATGCTTATAATGACCAGTGCcaattaagattaaaattgTGGTCTAGAAAATACATTGTTTATGATTTCCCTTTCTGCAGATGCTCTGTTTGGGTTATATCTGTGATACTTATCATAAGGCCTGTTCTTACCATATATGCAGTCTTTCTGTTTAAACACTTGCCAAATTGGACGAATAATTGGAATTGtagtcattaaaataaaatctaaacctTTGTTAAACATTTATGACCTGTTGCTTTCTTTCAATACAGATGaagaaccccccccccccaccctgTGTGTCTGGAATTGTCTTACTGTGGTCAAAATCGTAATTAGATTTTTGGGGTTAGTGGATTTCAAATGAATTgagtttcaatttcaaatctGCATTTGCATTACTTGAGAATTTTATCATAAGACTTTTTAGGAAGTTTGGTGTTCTTTGGGAGCAAGGTCTGAACTATATTGGGAGTGCTCTTGATTGTGCAAATTATTTCCATGGGGTTTAGTCTTCTAAGGCTGCAGGTTTTGATAatgttgtttcttatatacATAGATATTATACAAGAGGAATATTGTGAATGTTTTCTAGTTTCATTTAAGAAATTTTGGTAGATCATTGAGAGCAAAGGTCTTTTGGTACAGTGGGGCTGCATAAGAATTAGATCCTCATGGCAGATCTTATCTTTCCTAGATTCTCTCTCTAAATGATGATGCCAATGCGAAGCAACCCATCATTTGAAATTCATCTCCAGTATGTCATAGGTGAAATTGTATTAAGTCAACGAATGGTTGAACTCTTGATCATGAGTACAGTGATTCCTAGATACAGTGCTTGTGTCATGTGTTGTTTATAGTTTGAGTATTCGGCTCTATTTAAAATAGTCagtgtaaaaataatatattgaagATTGTATCTGTAATTGTTATTACAAGTTATTCATAAAACGGAGCAGGCTCTTTATTCCTGTGTTCTGTTCTTTCTGATTCCTGATTTACAAGTATCTGAAATGTTTCTgattggaaaacatttttttgcgTGTTTTAGGTTGCAAATTTTGAGTATATTGACGAAGCAGAGGCTGCAGCAGAGAAGGAAGCTCAAAAGGCAGCAATGGAAACTAAAACTACCATAAGCAATTCCGAAAAAACAAACTATTGGGAGGACTTGCTAAAAGACAGTTATGAAGTGCACAAAATCGAGGAGTCTAATGCTTTGGGCAAAGGAAAGAGAAGCCGTAAGCAggtattattgtattttctttctaCCATATTTTGGAAAGCACATTTGCTTGTTATCATCGAGGAGTTAAATTTACTTGGCATGAGACTGTATGTTTCACTTACAGCCAGTTTGGAACcaatttggttaaaaattaaattcaaatcaattaacAGTAAAGCATATGTGTTTGGTATAAATCTTGTTCAGGTGGAATTGAATTTGCTTCAAGTGACTTTTGTCTTCAAGTGGGTAGTTCAAGATTTCCTGTTTgcatgttccttttttttttccctgttacAGTGAAGGGCataagggtgaaattgcaaaaaaaaggACTCTTTTCGAAGGAAATATAACCGCGGCATGGTGTGGGACCCATCCATGCAAAAGTATCTGATTCTTTTGGGTCAGAATTCAAATGTTATTAGGGTGTAGAAATAAATGTTTTAACAAATCCAGCCTCCCAAGCGCTAGAATTAAGTTTCGAAATAGAACTGAGTTGACATCAACCCCATATCCTATTTTGCAATTAGGCTGTAAGATAGTTCTTCTTTTGAAGATGATGACTTAAAGTGATTTGTTATTTTGACCTTCTGTAGCAAATTTTGATAAAGAAGTGTTTGTAGGCTTAAAAATGTTAACTAGTTCATATGTTTTGGCATCTTTGAATAGTACAGAGCACTTTTATTTTTGAGACTTTGGAAATGAAATTAACTGGTTTGTTTTCAACTGATTCAGATGGTCtctgttgaagaagatgacCTTGCTGGTCTAGAAGATGTAAGCTCTGATGGCGAGGATGATAACTATGAAGCTGAGCTGACTGATGGTGAAACAACTTCATCTGGAATTCAGACATCTGGAATTCAGACATTAAAAAGGCCTTATAAGAAGAAGGGTCgaggtagtgtttttttttcttcctggttTGTTTCTAATGATTCAGTGATAAGAAATTGATGTTTTACTGATTTTGTTTGCAGTGGATAATATGGAGCCAATTCCTCTGATGGAAGGTGAAGGTAGATCATTTAGAGTATTGGGTTTTAATCAAAATCAGAGGGCTGCATTTGTACAAATTTTGATGAGGTTAATTCCCACcttaagaaaagaagaattttgCTCCTGGGgttatgaaatttttaaaatgcatctGCACTGGCTTTTCcacataaattttatattgcagGTATGGGGTCGGAGACTATGACTGGAAGGAGTTTGCCCCTCGTTTGAAACAGAAGACATATGAAGAAGTAGAAAAGTATTGAACATCAGCTTCACCTTTTATTTATAGCAACCTAATGTTCTAAAACTTTAATAATAGCATCATCTTTGTCACATGACTCACATCTTGCATcttattgcattttatttttttggtttggattGGATGACATTTGTATGCATGCACTTGTAGTTGCTAGAAGATACACTTGTTTAGTTTCAaggcaaaaagaaaagattttttttggaaactaTCAAGTAtgtattttcttcaatttcatgcaAATCAAGGAAGCTCAAGAGTTTGCTATtactatatatacatattagAGATCGATCTTGTCAATCCACTATTGTTTTCTTACATATTTGCAAGTGCTAAAAGAGTTCTagcaattgttttattattattattattattattttgggccAACTTTAATACTTTATGTCCAAGTTTATTGTGTTTTCATAGATGGTATTTTCACCCCTTGATTTCAGTTATGGAAGATTATTCTTGACACATATAGCAGAAGATCTATCTGACTCCCCTAATTTTTCAGGTCACTGATCTTCACACAGAGGCTtttattttgtgtattttttgcGCTGTAAATAtgctttgtttgttttgttcacCATCTATGATCTTGATTGTAGATGGTGTTCCTAAAGAGGGTCTTAGAATACAAGATGTACTTATTAGGATTGCTGTCCTGCTTTTGATAAGGGATAAGGTGAGTCTGCAAGTCGAAATTCTTGGTTCTTTAATTTTCCTTCTGTTCTTTTTACTCTTTGTATCTGGTTTCCCCTTTCCTCCCTTCCCCCTTTTGGGCCTGCCTTTTCAAAGGTGCTCAAAGCAGAAAAGGCATGACATGAGTGCTTTCCTTGTGTATGCTTTCCTTATGCATGTGCtaagataagaaaaaaggaATTGTACCCAAGCATGTTACTTCCATTGGTCAAATGATTCAATTATTCAatgtttttgatgtgtttttgggAATGATAGGCAAGGTTTGCATCAGAGAACCCAGGCAGCCTCCTTTACACAGATGACATTATGGTCCGCTACCCAGGCCTGAAGAGCGGAAAATTTTGGAAACAAGAGCATGATTCGTTGTTACTTCATGCGGTATTGAAGTATGCCTTCTCATTACCATCTGTCACATCACTTTTAtctgttaatttttatatgatgcatattttttgtattttgccTTTATTTGCCTCTAAATAGCTACTCCTCAACTAGTTTGAGTTTGCTTGTCTCTTAAGTGCTCTATCTCCCAATGTATGTGAGTGTGCACGCACTAGGACTTAAATTCTTTATACAAATTAAAGATTTGACTAGGGGATAGGCTGAACATTGTCCAGCCCATTTTAGGACTTTCACTTGCACTCTAGTTGCCTTGTATGTTTCAGAATAGATTTGATCAGATGTGCTCAGGTCAGttgaatatgtttttgaaatggATTGGTCTTGCCAGAGTAGTCTTCAATATGTAAAAAGTGCAACTTTCCTATGTCTCATTAAGACCCAACAATTATTACAGGATTTACGATTGGGGTTTTAAGGATATCTTGCTAGAATATTATGCTTAGGACATTGCTTCGAAGGTTGAATGAACTAGTATTCATTCTCAATATGTGAGTTTTTGTGGTAGCTAACAGATTGCATCATAGACAATGCCTTACCTACTTTTAGCAGTGTTCCACCACCACTCTCATCAAACATCAAGTTGATTGGAGTTTATGTGTTGCCCATCCTGTCCAGATCTtggaattaaatatttgatgtaTTGCTGCTTATGGAAATATAAATTGGATTtttagaaaagaataataaaatccaATCACATGCATAGGATATGCTGCTCCTCATCTTCAATAGACTTGACCTTGAGGAGAGTGATGCATAGGATTTTGGTGCTTGAGGTACAGCCTGATTTGTATCCATGTTTCTCTTATATAAAGAGGAGGTTGGAAgttaaatattcaaaacccCCTCCATCAGAActactaaattataaaaaaaaaaatatgaatgtttGGTGCATATCCGGCATGGGAAAGAGCTTAGGCTATGCACCTGGTGTAATTTGATCCTTACATTTGTATGGATTGATAGAAATACGCTTCACTATCGCAATATGCTTCACATCAAACATCTCATGATaggtatataaaaataaagctgCCTAATCTATAAACAATGTGCCAAAAAAATCCCATTCCTCCTAAAGTAGGTGTTCTCACTTAGCTTTGGGAATGAATGCAAAGATGCTTCACTAAGTTGGAACACAAGTgttttttctctattatttGAACCAGATTTGCATgcttaatatattcttaattcaTTTATGAAGATCGTTTCTGctcatgattaattttaaaattctaggCATGGGTATGGAAGATGGCAAGCTATTGTTGATGACAAGGACTTAAAGGTTCAAGAAATCATTTGTAAAGAGTTGAATCTTCCTTTTATAAGACTACCTGTCCTTGGACAAGCTGCTTCTCAAGCACAAAACGGTTCTACTTCTAACATGGATAATGCAGAAGCTCCTAGCACCCAGACACAAGCAAATGGTACTGGAAATGTAGCAGCAGCTGATGTTGCTCATGGAACAACTGATGTTGCAAATCAAGCACAGTTATATCAAGATTCATCTATCTTATTTCATTTTAGAGATATGCAGAGACGACAGGTAGAGTTCATTAAGAAAAGAGTGCTTCTTTTGGAGAGAGGACTTTACGCAGAGTACCAGAAAGAATACTTTGTAAGtgattatcattttctttagtGCCTGTACTATTACTATTTTGCATTTTCAGATAGCTTTAAATTTGAAAGAGTAACATTTCTGATGCAAGCAATTATGAAGAAATCTAAGTTGCAACATTTCATATAGTAGGAAAAAGAATACCCAACTTACAATCTAGAACACCTTAACTCTAACGAGAGTTCGGTTTTGAGGAGGACCACTGCTGGGCATGCCTTATCTACTGTTACCAATTAGATTTAGGCGGTAATTTTGTCTATAGAATGTGCAACACTTAGCAACAGTATTAATGACATGTggaatcttcttctttctttttcatcacTGCTTTTTCTTTCTGTGAATTTTGGCTGATTTGTGGAAATCCTATGGCTCGATTCATGCCCTCACATCTTTAGAGCTAGTCAAAATCCTTGCACTCTTGTTTGTTATAGGACATTAGATATTCATTCTGTAGCACATTCATGAGGACGAGCATATAGTAAAGCAGAGTGTGTAGTTGGTGCTTGTAATGATATGATACTTGAGTTGATTCTAGACCCACAAGTTCCTTTACCCCCTTGTTTGTCTCAGGGTGGTGATATAAAAGCAAATGAGATTACAAGTGAAGAGGCTGATTGTGAAACAATGGCGGCTGACAGATCAAGTTTAGGCTCCATAGAGATTAGTGCTCAAATGATTGACCAGTTGCCTCGAATGGAATCAATTGGTAAGTTCATTGTTTCTTTATCAATTATAGCCTGCAGATTACCAAATTAGGGATtgctgaaaaaagaaattgagagatTTGTGAAGGGGAGTTCGTTATTAATTACTATTACTACAGGATGGAGTGGCAAAACATTTGAATGATATTATATAAACATATCCTGATTAATTATCGACACTTTAATCATATTTTAGGGGACATAGGTTTGATTAATTATCAAAACTTTTATGAATGATCAACATTCTCTCTATGCAGCATTAGAAGAAATTTCAGCAGCTGCTTGTGATGACAATCCCGATAGATTGGCATTACCTCAGCTTTATAACAAGGTAAATCTTCTGCTATTTCATTTGGAATTCTCCTTGTAAGGTTCAATGGATGGGAATTTGTATCATGTGTCAGATAGGAAACACTTAGGATGAAAATTGGACAAACAACACACACATAAAAGGACTGGGTAGTGGATGAGCCAAAGGCATGTGAGGATTTAACAAGATGTTTTTTTCTGATTATCCTGGCAGATGTGCACGGTGTTGGAGCAAAACATTCATGAATCAATTCAGATATCCTTGACCAACCAACCTGCAAGTCTCAAGTTGAGACAGGATCTTCAGCCATTAGAGACGGTTTATGAACAGATAAATcaatttctctctccttcacAACAGAAATCTTCTACTTCAGAACAGGCTACTCTTGGTTCAAGCAAACATGTCCAAGCTGAATCACAGAGCAGTCAGGCAGATTTCCATTCACCATCTGACCAGCTGAAGGAGAATGATGACACCACTGCTGCTACCGAAGTTGttgagatgaaagatgcaaCAACAGAGCCAAAATTGCAAGGAACCATTGCATTATCAAACGAAGAACTAGTTAAAGAAACAAGTAAATCTCCTAGTGATTCTCCACCTTCTGCATGCCCAGTTACTCCTCCAAAAGAACCAACTTGTTCACCAGGGACAACTGAAAAGGATGTGGGAATGGTCGATATGAATAATGAAAATGACACCCAACACTGATGCTGTACCAAATGAAACCACAGAGAAATCGGACTCGGGGATGATCGTTTTAGATTGATACATACAAATGGAATACCTGTAACCTTTTCATGTTCCTTTTAGCTGCAACAAACTAGTTTTACAGGCTTTAGCAAAAGAACAAGTACGAGTTAAACTTAACTCTTTTA includes:
- the LOC7458410 gene encoding CHD3-type chromatin-remodeling factor PICKLE isoform X2; protein product: MRPTVADDSDASKLGSKQIFVKQYLVKWKGLSYLHCTWVPEREFLKAFKSNPRLKTKVNNFNRQMASNNNSEDDFVAIRPEWTTVDRILACRGVEGEKEYLVKYKELPYDECYWEFESDVSTFQPEIERFNRIQSRSHKPSKQKSSLQDATDSKKKSKEFQQYEHSPEFLSGGSLHPYQLEGLNFLRFSWSKQTHVILADEMGLGKTIQSIAFLASLFEEGISHHLVVAPLSTLRNWEREFATWAPQMNVVMYVGSAQARAVIREYEFYYPKKHKKIKKKKSGQVVTERKQDRIKFDVLLTSYEMINLDTTSLKPIKWECMIVDEGHRLKNKDSKLFLSMKQYYSNHRVLLTGTPLQNNLDELFMLMHFLDAGKFASLEEFQEEFKDINQEEQISRLHKMLAPHLLRRVKKDVMKELPPKKELILRVELSSKQKEYYKAILTRNYQILTRRGGAQISLINVVMELRKLCCHPYMLEGVEPDIEDTNESFKQLVETSGKLQLLHKMMVRLKEQGHRVLIYSQFQHMLDLLEDYCTHKKWTYERIDGKVGGAERQIRIDRFNAKNSSRFCFLLSTRAGGLGINLATADTVIIYDSDWNPHADLQAMARAHRLGQTNKVMIYRLITRGTIEERMMQMTKKKMVLEHLVVGRLKAQNINQEELDDIIRYGSKELFADENDEAGKSRQIHYDDAAIQRLLDREQIGDEETSLDDEEEDGFLKAFKVANFEYIDEAEAAAEKEAQKAAMETKTTISNSEKTNYWEDLLKDSYEVHKIEESNALGKGKRSRKQMVSVEEDDLAGLEDVSSDGEDDNYEAELTDGETTSSGIQTSGIQTLKRPYKKKGRVDNMEPIPLMEGEGRSFRVLGFNQNQRAAFVQILMRYGVGDYDWKEFAPRLKQKTYEEVENYGRLFLTHIAEDLSDSPNFSDGVPKEGLRIQDVLIRIAVLLLIRDKARFASENPGSLLYTDDIMVRYPGLKSGKFWKQEHDSLLLHAVLKHGYGRWQAIVDDKDLKVQEIICKELNLPFIRLPVLGQAASQAQNGSTSNMDNAEAPSTQTQANGTGNVAAADVAHGTTDVANQAQLYQDSSILFHFRDMQRRQVEFIKKRVLLLERGLYAEYQKEYFGGDIKANEITSEEADCETMAADRSSLGSIEISAQMIDQLPRMESIALEEISAAACDDNPDRLALPQLYNKMCTVLEQNIHESIQISLTNQPASLKLRQDLQPLETVYEQINQFLSPSQQKSSTSEQATLGSSKHVQAESQSSQADFHSPSDQLKENDDTTAATEVVEMKDATTEPKLQGTIALSNEELVKETSKSPSDSPPSACPVTPPKEPTCSPGTTEKDVGMVDMNNENDTQH
- the LOC7458410 gene encoding CHD3-type chromatin-remodeling factor PICKLE isoform X1; its protein translation is MSSLVERLRVRSERRPIYNLDESDDDADFVSGKAKKPQEKIERFVRDDAKEDSCQACGESENLLNCETCTYAYHPKCLLPPLKAPFPSNWRCPECVSPLNDIDKLLDTEMRPTVADDSDASKLGSKQIFVKQYLVKWKGLSYLHCTWVPEREFLKAFKSNPRLKTKVNNFNRQMASNNNSEDDFVAIRPEWTTVDRILACRGVEGEKEYLVKYKELPYDECYWEFESDVSTFQPEIERFNRIQSRSHKPSKQKSSLQDATDSKKKSKEFQQYEHSPEFLSGGSLHPYQLEGLNFLRFSWSKQTHVILADEMGLGKTIQSIAFLASLFEEGISHHLVVAPLSTLRNWEREFATWAPQMNVVMYVGSAQARAVIREYEFYYPKKHKKIKKKKSGQVVTERKQDRIKFDVLLTSYEMINLDTTSLKPIKWECMIVDEGHRLKNKDSKLFLSMKQYYSNHRVLLTGTPLQNNLDELFMLMHFLDAGKFASLEEFQEEFKDINQEEQISRLHKMLAPHLLRRVKKDVMKELPPKKELILRVELSSKQKEYYKAILTRNYQILTRRGGAQISLINVVMELRKLCCHPYMLEGVEPDIEDTNESFKQLVETSGKLQLLHKMMVRLKEQGHRVLIYSQFQHMLDLLEDYCTHKKWTYERIDGKVGGAERQIRIDRFNAKNSSRFCFLLSTRAGGLGINLATADTVIIYDSDWNPHADLQAMARAHRLGQTNKVMIYRLITRGTIEERMMQMTKKKMVLEHLVVGRLKAQNINQEELDDIIRYGSKELFADENDEAGKSRQIHYDDAAIQRLLDREQIGDEETSLDDEEEDGFLKAFKVANFEYIDEAEAAAEKEAQKAAMETKTTISNSEKTNYWEDLLKDSYEVHKIEESNALGKGKRSRKQMVSVEEDDLAGLEDVSSDGEDDNYEAELTDGETTSSGIQTSGIQTLKRPYKKKGRVDNMEPIPLMEGEGRSFRVLGFNQNQRAAFVQILMRYGVGDYDWKEFAPRLKQKTYEEVENYGRLFLTHIAEDLSDSPNFSDGVPKEGLRIQDVLIRIAVLLLIRDKARFASENPGSLLYTDDIMVRYPGLKSGKFWKQEHDSLLLHAVLKHGYGRWQAIVDDKDLKVQEIICKELNLPFIRLPVLGQAASQAQNGSTSNMDNAEAPSTQTQANGTGNVAAADVAHGTTDVANQAQLYQDSSILFHFRDMQRRQVEFIKKRVLLLERGLYAEYQKEYFGGDIKANEITSEEADCETMAADRSSLGSIEISAQMIDQLPRMESIALEEISAAACDDNPDRLALPQLYNKMCTVLEQNIHESIQISLTNQPASLKLRQDLQPLETVYEQINQFLSPSQQKSSTSEQATLGSSKHVQAESQSSQADFHSPSDQLKENDDTTAATEVVEMKDATTEPKLQGTIALSNEELVKETSKSPSDSPPSACPVTPPKEPTCSPGTTEKDVGMVDMNNENDTQH